One segment of Paraburkholderia bonniea DNA contains the following:
- the xseA gene encoding exodeoxyribonuclease VII large subunit, with amino-acid sequence MNSTPDFSSPELASAEVVVPVSALNRAIGSMLERSFPLVWVGGEVSNFTRAASGHWYFSLKDTQAQMRCVMFRGRAQHAGFTPREGDHIEVRALVTMYEPRGELQLNVEAVRRTGQGRLYEAFLKLKAQLDAEGLFAAERKRPLPLHPRAIGIVTSLQAAALRDVLTTLARRAPHIALIVYPAPVQGAGVSARLAAMVNAASARREVEVLIVCRGGGSIEDLWAFNEEVLARAIAACEIPVVSGVGHETDFTIADFAADVRAPTPTAAAELVSPQRAVLLRELTQRQAMLARGFERLRERRAQQLDWLARRLVSPAERLARQRMHLQQLGVRLASAGARPVRDARARFALTQMRWQRWRPDLAAHQSRLTGLTQRLDQALLRRHERHVARVATLAARLEVLSPQRTLERGYAAVLEAHSGRAVRTPATLKPGRRLTLHLADGTADITLADVQARLGDDF; translated from the coding sequence ATGAATTCCACGCCTGATTTTTCTTCCCCCGAGCTGGCTAGTGCCGAGGTTGTCGTGCCGGTTTCGGCCCTGAACCGGGCGATTGGCTCGATGCTGGAGCGCTCGTTTCCGCTGGTCTGGGTCGGTGGCGAGGTGTCGAACTTTACGCGCGCCGCCAGCGGCCATTGGTACTTTTCACTCAAGGACACGCAGGCGCAGATGCGCTGCGTGATGTTCCGTGGCCGGGCGCAGCATGCGGGCTTTACGCCGCGCGAAGGCGACCATATCGAAGTGCGGGCGCTGGTCACGATGTACGAGCCGCGCGGTGAGCTGCAACTGAATGTCGAAGCGGTGCGCCGTACCGGCCAAGGCCGGCTGTACGAGGCGTTCCTGAAGCTCAAGGCGCAGCTCGACGCGGAAGGGCTCTTCGCCGCTGAGCGTAAGCGTCCGTTGCCGCTTCATCCGCGCGCGATCGGGATCGTCACATCATTGCAGGCGGCGGCATTGCGCGATGTGTTGACCACCTTGGCACGCCGCGCGCCGCATATCGCGTTGATCGTGTATCCCGCGCCAGTGCAGGGCGCAGGCGTAAGCGCCAGGCTCGCGGCGATGGTGAACGCGGCCAGTGCGCGGCGTGAGGTCGAGGTGCTGATTGTGTGCCGGGGCGGCGGGTCGATTGAAGACCTGTGGGCGTTCAACGAGGAGGTGCTGGCGCGGGCGATTGCGGCGTGCGAGATACCCGTGGTGAGCGGCGTGGGCCATGAAACTGATTTCACGATTGCCGATTTTGCGGCGGATGTTCGCGCGCCGACGCCAACTGCCGCCGCTGAACTGGTCAGCCCGCAACGGGCTGTGTTGCTGCGTGAGCTGACGCAGCGCCAGGCGATGCTGGCGCGCGGTTTCGAGCGTCTGCGCGAACGGCGGGCGCAGCAGCTCGACTGGCTGGCGCGGCGGCTGGTGTCGCCCGCTGAGCGGCTGGCGCGCCAGCGCATGCATTTGCAGCAACTAGGAGTGCGCTTGGCGTCGGCGGGCGCGCGTCCCGTGCGCGACGCGCGGGCGCGCTTTGCGTTGACGCAGATGCGCTGGCAGCGCTGGCGCCCCGATCTGGCCGCACATCAGTCACGGCTGACGGGGCTGACGCAGCGTCTTGATCAGGCGCTGCTGCGGCGGCATGAACGACACGTCGCGCGGGTGGCGACATTGGCCGCGCGGCTTGAGGTGCTGAGCCCGCAACGCACGCTGGAGCGCGGCTATGCGGCTGTGCTCGAGGCGCATAGCGGCCGTGCAGTGCGGACACCCGCGACACTGAAGCCGGGCCGGCGTCTGACGCTGCATCTGGCTGATGGCACGGCCGATATCACGCTCGCCGATGTGCAGGCGCGGCTTGGTGACGATTTCTAG
- the lpxK gene encoding tetraacyldisaccharide 4'-kinase has protein sequence MSGLRGRIEARLTQEWQHRGPLAWALTPLACLFAAITAARRAAYALGWCQAVQLHVPVVVVGNVTVGGTGKTPSVIALVEALRSAGFTPGVVSRGYGATVRQPVPVSPTSNASETGDEPLLIARRTGAPVWVCPDRVAAATALCHAQPQVDVIVSDDGLQHYRLARDVEVVVFDHRLGGNGFLLPAGPLREPLSRRRDATLVNNPYEAVLPPWPNTFALNLVPADAWHLNQPSLRRPLAQFSDQRVLAAAGIGAPERFFATVRAAGITPRTLALPDHYAFSSNPFAAVDSDAILVTEKDAVKLAAWRDARIWVVPVEAVLDPRLIALVVEKLRGRSLA, from the coding sequence ATGAGCGGCTTACGCGGCCGCATTGAGGCCCGTCTTACCCAGGAATGGCAGCATCGCGGCCCGCTGGCCTGGGCTCTGACACCGCTGGCCTGCCTGTTTGCGGCCATCACGGCGGCCCGCCGCGCCGCGTATGCGCTGGGCTGGTGCCAGGCAGTGCAGCTGCACGTGCCCGTTGTGGTCGTCGGCAATGTGACGGTTGGCGGCACCGGCAAAACGCCCAGCGTGATCGCGCTGGTCGAAGCGCTGCGTAGCGCGGGCTTCACGCCGGGCGTCGTGTCGCGCGGCTATGGCGCGACGGTGCGCCAGCCGGTCCCGGTCAGCCCCACCTCAAACGCCAGCGAAACGGGCGATGAACCGCTCCTGATCGCGCGCCGCACTGGCGCACCGGTCTGGGTCTGCCCGGATCGCGTCGCGGCCGCCACCGCGCTCTGCCACGCCCAGCCGCAAGTCGACGTGATCGTCAGCGACGATGGCTTGCAGCACTACCGGCTCGCGCGCGATGTCGAGGTGGTGGTGTTCGATCACCGGCTGGGCGGCAATGGCTTCCTGCTACCCGCAGGCCCGTTGCGCGAACCGCTATCACGCCGCCGCGATGCCACGCTGGTTAACAACCCTTATGAAGCAGTGCTGCCGCCCTGGCCCAACACCTTTGCCCTCAATCTCGTGCCCGCGGATGCCTGGCATCTCAATCAACCGTCACTGCGGCGGCCGCTGGCGCAGTTCAGCGACCAGCGCGTGCTGGCAGCCGCGGGCATCGGTGCGCCTGAGCGCTTTTTCGCCACCGTCCGCGCGGCGGGCATCACCCCACGCACGCTCGCACTGCCCGATCATTACGCGTTCAGCAGCAATCCGTTCGCGGCAGTCGACTCGGACGCCATTCTGGTCACCGAAAAGGATGCAGTAAAATTGGCCGCCTGGCGCGATGCCCGAATCTGGGTTGTCCCAGTCGAAGCCGTGCTGGACCCCCGCCTCATTGCCCTAGTTGTGGAGAAACTCCGTGGACGCTCGCTTGCTTGA
- a CDS encoding YadA-like family protein, giving the protein MCDSAGGGQQAALVSYDAKGAWGSFITATDPNTLRLGANGVDKLRISNTGLFATDNLDMGNKKITSLAAGTSSGDAVNKAQLDASMSSFVANANDKNASASAEGDGSIAIGSGARTVGGSGGVDRIAIGQNALAGNSGQTGAIAIGGDTISTGNRSLALGYSSTATGFASAAIGRYTFTTGSSAVALGNNATASADGSVALGSDSLATQAKTVSIGKSGSERRIVNVAAGTATTDAVNVSQLTGVVTALGGDAAVNADGSIKAPTYMVQGTSANNVGTALASLDTTIKKNTGDISNLTTTVNNITSGTTSLVQQDATSNAITVAKSTGGTTVDFTGTAGTRQLKGVSKGAVDTDAVNVSQLKGIATVLGGGAEVSADGSIKKPYYAVQYSISSDIGTALTNLDNAITKNTDDITTNTSNISKNASDINNLANGVTGLVQQDATSKAITVAKSTGGTTVDFTGTAGTRQLNGVSKGAVDTDAVNVSQLRGVTAALGGDAAVNADGSIKAPSYLVQGTSANNVGTALASIDAATTKNTGDINTNTTNISKNTGDITNLSTTVNNITSGTTGLVQQDATSNAITVAKSTDGTTVDFTGTAGTRQLNGVSKGAVDTDAVNVSQLRGVTAALGGDAAVNADGSIKAPSYVVQGTSANNVGTALASIDAAVTKNTGDITTNTNNISKNTGDINNNTTNISKNTGDITNLSTTVNNITSGTTGLVQQDATSKAITVAKSTGGTTVDFTGTAGTRQLNGVSKGAVDTDAVNVSQLRGVTAALGGDAAVNADGSIKAPSYIVQGTSANNVGTALASIDAAVTKNTGDITTNTNNISKNTGDINNNTTNINKNTGDITNLSTTVNNITSGTTGLVQQDATSNAITVAKSTGGTTVDFTGTAGTRQLNGVSKGAVDTDAVNVSQLRGVTAALGGDAAVNADGSIKAPSYVVQGASANNVGTALASIDAATTKNTGDINTNTTNINKNTSDISKHSGDITNLSTTVNNITSGTTGLVQQDATSNAITVAKSTGGTTVDFTGTAGTRQLNGVSKGAVDTDAVNVSQLRGVTAALGGDAAVNADGSIKAPSYVVQGTSANNVGTALASIDAAVTKNTGDITTNTTNISKNTGDITNLSTTVNNITSGTTGLVQQDATSEAITVAKSTGGTTVDFTGTAGTRQLNGVSKGAVDTDAVNVSQLRGVTAALGGDAEVNADGSIKAPSYIVQGTTANNVGSALSSIDAATTKNTGDIITNTTNINKNTSDISKHSGDITNLSTTVNNITSGTTGLVQQDATSNAITVAKSTGGTTVDFTGTAGTRQLNGVSKGAVDTDAVNVSQLRGVTAALGGDAAVNADGSIKAPSYLVQGASANNVGTALASIDAATTKNTGDINTNTTNISKNTGDITNLSTTVNNITSGTTGLVQQDATSNAITVAKSTGGTTVDFTGTAGTRQLNGVSKGAVDTDAVNVSQLMGVTAALGGDAAVNADGSIKAPSYVVQGTSANNVGTALASIDAATTKNTGDITTNTNNISKNTGDINNNTTNISKNTGDITNLSTTVNNITSGATGLVQQDATSNAITVAKSTGGTTVDFTGTAGTRQLNGVSKGAVDTDAVNVSQLRGVTAALGGDAAVNADGSIKAPSYIVQGTTANNVGSALSSLDTATTKNTGDINTNTTNINKNTSDISKHSGDITNLSTTVNNITSGTTGLVQQDATSNAITVAKSTGGTTVDFTGTAGTRQLNGVSKGVIDTDAVNVSQLKGVTTALGGGAEVSTDGSIKAPSYVVQGTTANNVGSALSSLDTATTKNTGDITTNTTNINKNTGDITNLSTTVNNITSGTTGLVQQDATSNAITVAKSTGGTTVDFTGTAGTRQLNGVSKGAVDTDAVNVSQLRGVTAALGGDAAVNADGSIKAPSYVVQGTSANNVGTALASIDAAVTKNTGDITTNTNNISKNTGDINNNTTNISKNTGDITNLSTTVNNIISGTTGLVQQDATSKAITVAKSTGGTTVDFTGTAGTRQLNGVSKGAVDTDAVNVSQLRGVTAALGGDAAVNADGSIKAPSYLVQGASANNVGTALASIDAATTKNTGDIITNTTNINKNTSDISKHSGDITNLSTTVNNITSGTTGLVQQDATSKAITVAKSTDGTTVDFTGTAGTRQLNGVSKGAVDTDAVNVSQLKGVTTALGGGAEVNADGSIKAPSYVVQGTTANNVGSALSSLDTATTKNTGDITNLSTTVNNITSGATGLVQQDATSNAITVAKSTGGTTVDFTGTAGTRQLNGVSKGTVDTDAVNVSQLKGVTTALGGGAEVNADGSIKAPSYVVQGTTANNVGSALSSLDAATTKNTGDITTLNTTVNNITNGTTGLVQQDPVTHNITIASTQGGELINVAGSAGPRVITGVANGVNDRDAVTVAQLKSVGLVDASGKMMGAVVYDDISLGHATLGGTHGTVIGNLSKGRVASDSMEAINGGQLFTLQEQINDKFNSLNGHVKDLNEKVTHGNDGAQGFTGAIGGQGIAGLNGLPGTSNPSTGSIAIGTGAQATGNGSLAIGNGAAAPADNAVALGQGSLADRDNTVSVGAAGAERQITNVAAGVAPTDAVNLGQLNSRFDSAQHAINSVARSAYSGVAAAMAMPSMTPSGPGRTIVAAGAANYKNGSAAAASVTYRSMNGRWLVNGAVSVTSTGDAGVRTQVGYEF; this is encoded by the coding sequence GTGTGCGACTCTGCGGGTGGCGGCCAGCAGGCCGCGCTCGTTTCTTACGATGCCAAGGGTGCCTGGGGCTCGTTCATTACTGCCACCGATCCCAATACGCTCAGACTGGGTGCCAATGGGGTGGACAAGTTAAGAATCTCGAACACCGGGCTTTTCGCCACAGACAACCTTGACATGGGCAACAAGAAAATCACCTCGCTCGCGGCTGGAACGAGCTCAGGCGATGCGGTGAACAAGGCGCAGCTCGATGCGTCCATGTCTTCCTTCGTAGCCAATGCCAACGACAAGAACGCAAGCGCGTCTGCGGAAGGCGATGGCTCGATTGCGATTGGTTCTGGCGCTAGAACAGTAGGCGGGAGCGGCGGTGTCGACCGGATTGCCATCGGCCAGAACGCACTGGCGGGCAACAGCGGACAAACCGGCGCGATTGCGATTGGTGGCGACACCATTTCCACGGGCAACCGCTCGCTCGCACTTGGCTACTCCAGCACGGCTACCGGGTTCGCCAGCGCCGCCATAGGCCGCTATACATTCACCACCGGAAGCAGCGCTGTGGCATTGGGCAACAACGCCACGGCTTCAGCCGACGGCTCGGTAGCACTGGGCTCAGACAGCCTGGCGACTCAGGCTAAGACCGTGTCAATCGGCAAGAGCGGCAGCGAACGCCGGATCGTCAATGTCGCGGCTGGCACGGCCACCACCGATGCGGTCAACGTTTCGCAGCTCACGGGTGTGGTGACAGCATTAGGGGGGGATGCAGCGGTTAATGCCGATGGCTCTATCAAGGCACCTACTTATATGGTGCAGGGCACGTCCGCCAACAACGTTGGCACAGCATTGGCCAGCCTCGATACCACCATCAAGAAAAACACGGGTGATATCTCCAACCTCACCACCACGGTGAACAACATCACCAGCGGTACCACCAGCCTCGTCCAGCAGGACGCCACCAGCAACGCCATCACCGTTGCCAAAAGCACGGGCGGCACCACGGTCGATTTCACTGGCACGGCTGGCACGCGTCAGTTGAAGGGCGTATCGAAAGGTGCGGTGGATACCGATGCGGTCAACGTCTCGCAACTCAAGGGGATAGCCACGGTGCTAGGAGGTGGCGCAGAAGTCAGCGCTGATGGCTCTATCAAGAAACCTTATTACGCGGTGCAGTACTCGATCTCCAGCGACATCGGCACGGCATTGACCAACCTCGATAACGCCATAACGAAAAACACTGATGACATCACCACCAACACCAGCAACATCAGTAAAAACGCTAGTGATATCAACAATCTCGCTAACGGTGTCACTGGCCTCGTCCAGCAGGACGCCACCAGCAAGGCCATCACCGTTGCCAAAAGCACGGGCGGCACCACTGTGGATTTCACTGGCACGGCTGGCACGCGTCAGTTGAACGGTGTATCGAAAGGCGCGGTAGATACCGACGCGGTCAACGTCTCGCAGCTCAGGGGGGTAACGGCAGCGTTAGGAGGTGATGCAGCGGTCAATGCCGATGGCTCCATCAAGGCACCTTCTTATCTGGTGCAGGGCACGTCCGCTAACAACGTTGGCACGGCGTTGGCCAGCATTGATGCCGCCACCACGAAAAACACGGGGGACATCAACACCAACACCACCAACATCAGCAAAAACACTGGGGACATCACCAACCTCAGCACTACGGTGAACAACATCACCAGTGGCACCACCGGCCTCGTCCAGCAGGACGCCACCAGCAACGCCATCACCGTCGCCAAAAGCACTGACGGCACCACTGTCGATTTCACCGGCACGGCTGGCACTCGTCAGTTAAACGGTGTATCGAAAGGCGCAGTAGATACCGACGCGGTCAACGTCTCGCAGCTCAGGGGGGTAACGGCAGCGTTAGGAGGTGATGCAGCGGTTAATGCCGATGGCTCTATCAAGGCACCTTCTTACGTAGTCCAGGGCACGTCTGCTAACAACGTTGGCACGGCGTTGGCCAGCATTGATGCCGCCGTAACGAAAAACACTGGTGATATCACCACCAACACCAACAACATCAGCAAAAACACTGGCGATATCAACAACAACACCACCAACATCAGTAAAAACACCGGCGACATCACCAACCTCAGCACCACGGTGAACAACATCACCAGCGGCACCACCGGCCTCGTCCAGCAGGACGCCACCAGCAAGGCCATCACCGTCGCCAAAAGCACGGGCGGCACCACTGTGGATTTCACCGGCACAGCTGGCACACGTCAGTTGAATGGCGTATCGAAAGGCGCAGTAGATACCGACGCGGTCAACGTTTCGCAGCTCAGGGGGGTAACGGCAGCGTTAGGAGGTGATGCAGCGGTTAATGCCGATGGCTCTATCAAGGCACCTTCTTACATAGTCCAGGGCACGTCTGCTAACAACGTTGGCACGGCGTTGGCCAGCATTGATGCCGCCGTAACGAAAAATACTGGTGATATCACCACCAACACCAACAACATCAGCAAAAACACTGGCGATATCAACAACAACACCACCAACATCAACAAAAACACCGGCGACATCACCAACCTCAGCACCACGGTGAACAACATCACCAGCGGCACCACCGGCCTCGTCCAGCAGGACGCCACCAGCAACGCCATCACCGTTGCCAAAAGCACGGGCGGCACCACCGTCGATTTCACTGGCACGGCTGGCACTCGTCAGTTGAACGGTGTATCGAAAGGCGCAGTAGATACCGACGCGGTCAACGTCTCCCAGCTCAGGGGGGTAACGGCAGCGTTAGGAGGTGATGCAGCGGTCAATGCCGATGGCTCTATCAAGGCACCTTCTTACGTAGTCCAGGGCGCATCCGCTAACAACGTTGGCACGGCGTTGGCCAGCATTGATGCCGCCACCACGAAAAACACGGGGGACATCAACACCAACACCACCAACATCAACAAAAACACCAGCGATATCTCGAAGCATTCAGGCGATATCACCAACCTCAGCACCACCGTGAACAACATCACCAGCGGCACCACCGGCCTCGTCCAGCAGGACGCCACCAGCAACGCCATCACCGTTGCCAAAAGCACGGGCGGCACCACTGTGGATTTCACCGGCACAGCTGGCACACGTCAGTTGAATGGCGTATCGAAAGGCGCAGTAGATACCGACGCGGTCAACGTTTCGCAGCTCAGGGGGGTAACGGCAGCGTTAGGAGGTGATGCAGCGGTTAATGCCGATGGCTCTATCAAGGCACCTTCTTACGTAGTCCAGGGCACGTCCGCTAACAACGTTGGCACGGCGTTGGCCAGCATTGATGCCGCCGTAACGAAAAATACTGGTGATATCACCACCAACACCACCAACATCAGTAAAAACACCGGCGACATCACCAACCTCAGCACCACGGTGAACAACATCACCAGCGGCACCACCGGCCTTGTCCAGCAGGACGCCACCAGCGAGGCCATCACCGTCGCCAAAAGCACGGGCGGCACCACCGTCGATTTCACTGGCACGGCTGGCACTCGTCAGTTGAACGGTGTATCGAAAGGCGCAGTAGATACCGATGCGGTCAACGTTTCGCAGCTCAGGGGGGTAACGGCAGCGTTAGGAGGTGATGCAGAGGTCAATGCCGATGGCTCCATCAAGGCACCTTCTTACATAGTCCAGGGCACCACAGCCAACAACGTTGGCTCAGCGCTCTCCAGCATTGATGCCGCCACCACGAAAAACACGGGCGACATCATCACCAACACCACCAACATCAACAAAAACACCAGCGATATCTCGAAGCATTCAGGCGATATCACCAACCTCAGCACCACGGTGAACAACATCACCAGCGGCACCACCGGCCTCGTCCAGCAGGACGCCACCAGCAACGCCATCACCGTTGCCAAAAGCACGGGCGGCACCACTGTCGATTTCACTGGCACGGCTGGCACTCGTCAGTTAAACGGTGTATCGAAAGGCGCAGTAGATACCGATGCGGTCAACGTCTCGCAGCTCAGGGGGGTAACGGCAGCGTTAGGAGGTGATGCAGCGGTCAATGCTGATGGCTCCATCAAGGCACCTTCTTATCTGGTCCAGGGCGCGTCCGCTAACAACGTTGGCACGGCGTTGGCCAGCATTGATGCCGCCACCACGAAAAACACGGGGGACATCAACACCAACACCACCAACATCAGCAAAAACACTGGGGACATCACCAACCTCAGCACTACGGTGAACAACATCACCAGTGGCACCACCGGCCTCGTCCAGCAGGACGCCACCAGCAACGCCATCACCGTCGCCAAAAGCACGGGCGGCACCACCGTCGATTTCACCGGCACAGCTGGCACACGTCAGTTGAATGGCGTATCGAAAGGCGCAGTAGATACCGACGCGGTCAACGTTTCGCAGCTCATGGGGGTAACGGCAGCGTTAGGAGGTGATGCAGCGGTTAATGCCGATGGCTCTATCAAGGCACCTTCTTACGTAGTCCAGGGCACGTCTGCTAACAACGTTGGCACGGCGTTGGCCAGCATTGATGCCGCCACCACGAAAAATACTGGTGATATCACCACCAACACCAACAACATCAGCAAAAACACTGGCGATATCAACAACAACACCACCAACATCAGTAAAAACACCGGCGACATCACCAACCTCAGCACCACGGTGAACAACATCACCAGCGGCGCGACCGGCCTCGTCCAGCAGGACGCCACCAGCAACGCCATCACCGTCGCCAAAAGCACGGGCGGCACCACTGTGGATTTCACCGGCACGGCGGGCACTCGTCAGTTGAACGGTGTATCGAAAGGCGCAGTAGATACCGACGCGGTCAACGTTTCGCAGCTCAGGGGGGTAACGGCAGCGTTAGGAGGTGATGCAGCGGTCAATGCTGATGGCTCCATCAAGGCACCTTCTTACATAGTCCAGGGCACCACAGCCAACAACGTTGGCTCAGCGCTCTCCAGCCTCGATACCGCCACCACGAAAAACACGGGCGACATCAACACCAACACCACCAACATCAACAAAAACACCAGCGATATCTCGAAGCATTCAGGCGATATCACCAACCTCAGCACCACGGTGAACAACATCACCAGCGGCACCACCGGCCTCGTCCAGCAGGACGCCACCAGCAACGCCATCACCGTTGCCAAAAGCACGGGCGGCACCACCGTCGATTTCACCGGCACGGCTGGCACACGTCAGTTGAATGGCGTATCGAAAGGCGTAATAGATACCGATGCGGTCAACGTCTCGCAACTCAAGGGCGTAACCACTGCGCTAGGAGGTGGTGCAGAAGTCAGCACCGATGGCTCCATCAAGGCACCTTCTTACGTAGTACAGGGCACCACAGCCAACAACGTTGGCTCAGCGCTCTCCAGCCTCGATACCGCCACCACGAAAAACACGGGCGACATCACTACCAACACCACCAACATCAACAAAAACACCGGCGACATCACCAACCTCAGCACCACGGTGAACAACATCACCAGCGGCACCACCGGCCTCGTCCAGCAGGACGCCACCAGCAACGCCATCACCGTCGCCAAAAGCACGGGCGGCACCACCGTCGATTTCACCGGCACAGCTGGCACACGTCAGTTGAATGGCGTATCGAAAGGCGCAGTAGATACCGACGCGGTCAACGTTTCGCAGCTCAGGGGGGTAACGGCAGCGTTAGGAGGTGATGCAGCGGTTAATGCCGATGGCTCTATCAAGGCACCTTCTTACGTAGTCCAGGGCACGTCTGCTAACAACGTTGGCACGGCGTTGGCCAGCATTGATGCCGCCGTAACGAAAAACACTGGTGATATCACCACCAACACCAACAACATCAGCAAAAACACTGGCGATATCAACAACAACACCACCAACATCAGTAAAAACACCGGCGACATCACCAACCTCAGCACCACGGTGAACAACATCATCAGCGGCACCACCGGCCTCGTCCAGCAGGACGCCACCAGCAAGGCCATCACCGTCGCCAAAAGCACGGGCGGCACCACTGTGGATTTCACCGGCACGGCGGGCACTCGTCAGTTAAACGGTGTATCGAAAGGCGCAGTAGATACCGACGCGGTCAACGTCTCCCAGCTCAGGGGGGTAACGGCAGCGTTAGGAGGTGATGCAGCGGTCAATGCTGATGGCTCCATCAAGGCACCTTCTTATCTGGTCCAGGGCGCGTCCGCTAACAACGTTGGCACGGCGTTGGCCAGCATTGATGCCGCCACCACGAAAAACACGGGCGACATCATCACCAACACCACCAACATCAACAAAAACACCAGCGATATCTCGAAGCATTCAGGCGATATCACCAACCTCAGCACCACCGTGAACAACATCACCAGCGGCACCACCGGCCTCGTCCAGCAGGACGCCACCAGCAAGGCCATCACCGTCGCCAAAAGCACTGACGGCACCACTGTGGATTTCACCGGCACGGCGGGCACACGTCAGTTGAATGGCGTATCGAAAGGCGCGGTAGATACCGACGCGGTCAACGTCTCGCAGCTCAAGGGCGTAACCACAGCATTAGGAGGTGGTGCAGAGGTCAATGCCGATGGCTCCATCAAGGCACCTTCTTACGTAGTACAGGGCACCACAGCCAACAACGTTGGCTCAGCACTCTCCAGCCTCGATACCGCCACCACGAAAAACACCGGCGACATCACCAACCTCAGCACCACGGTGAACAACATCACCAGCGGCGCGACCGGCCTTGTCCAGCAGGACGCCACCAGCAACGCCATCACCGTTGCCAAAAGCACGGGCGGCACCACCGTCGATTTCACCGGCACGGCTGGCACGCGTCAGTTGAACGGTGTATCGAAAGGCACAGTGGATACCGACGCGGTCAACGTCTCGCAACTCAAAGGGGTGACGACAGCATTAGGTGGCGGTGCAGAGGTTAATGCCGATGGCTCCATCAAGGCACCTTCTTACGTAGTCCAGGGCACCACGGCCAACAACGTTGGCTCAGCGCTCTCCAGCCTCGATGCCGCCACCACGAAAAACACCGGCGACATCACCACCCTCAACACCACGGTGAACAACATCACCAACGGCACCACCGGCCTCGTCCAGCAAGATCCAGTGACGCACAACATCACCATCGCCAGCACTCAGGGCGGTGAGCTCATCAATGTCGCTGGATCGGCTGGGCCGCGTGTGATTACAGGTGTCGCCAATGGTGTCAACGACCGCGATGCCGTCACCGTGGCGCAGTTGAAATCAGTTGGTCTGGTCGATGCGAGCGGCAAGATGATGGGCGCTGTGGTCTATGACGACATCTCGCTCGGCCATGCCACGCTAGGCGGCACTCACGGCACGGTGATCGGTAACCTCAGTAAAGGCCGGGTCGCCTCGGACAGCATGGAGGCGATCAACGGGGGCCAGTTGTTCACCCTGCAAGAGCAGATCAACGACAAGTTCAATTCGCTGAATGGCCATGTCAAAGATCTCAACGAAAAGGTGACGCACGGCAATGACGGTGCCCAAGGTTTCACCGGAGCCATAGGAGGCCAGGGGATTGCAGGCCTGAATGGCCTGCCAGGCACGAGTAATCCGTCTACCGGCAGCATCGCCATTGGCACGGGTGCGCAAGCAACGGGCAACGGCAGTCTGGCTATCGGCAACGGTGCCGCAGCACCTGCAGACAACGCAGTGGCGCTCGGCCAGGGCTCACTCGCTGACCGGGATAACACTGTCTCGGTCGGCGCGGCCGGAGCGGAGCGTCAGATCACCAACGTCGCAGCGGGTGTAGCACCAACCGATGCCGTCAACCTGGGGCAGTTGAACAGCCGCTTCGACTCAGCCCAGCATGCGATCAACTCCGTGGCACGCAGTGCTTATTCGGGTGTTGCAGCAGCCATGGCGATGCCAAGCATGACGCCGTCCGGCCCTGGCCGCACGATCGTCGCGGCCGGTGCGGCGAACTATAAAAATGGCTCCGCTGCCGCAGCGAGTGTGACGTACCGCTCGATGAATGGACGCTGGCTCGTCAATGGCGCTGTCTCAGTGACCTCAACCGGCGATGCTGGGGTGCGCACTCAGGTTGGCTACGAGTTCTAG
- a CDS encoding superoxide dismutase has translation MEHTLPALPYAKNALAPHMSEETLEFHYGKHHQTYVTNLNNLIKGTEFENLSLEEIVKKANGGIFNNAAQIWNHTFFWNSLSPKGGGAPAGALGDAINQKWGSYDKFKEEFAKTAVGTFGSGWAWLVKKPDGSLDLVSTSNAATPLTTDSKALLTIDVWEHAYYIDYRNARPKFVEAFWNLVNWDFAAKNFA, from the coding sequence ATGGAACATACGCTCCCAGCGTTGCCTTATGCGAAAAATGCGCTTGCCCCGCATATGTCGGAAGAAACCCTTGAGTTTCACTACGGCAAGCATCATCAAACCTATGTGACCAATCTGAACAATCTGATCAAGGGGACGGAGTTTGAAAATCTGTCGCTCGAAGAGATTGTCAAGAAAGCGAATGGCGGCATTTTCAACAACGCCGCGCAAATCTGGAATCACACCTTTTTCTGGAACAGCCTGTCGCCCAAAGGTGGCGGCGCACCGGCTGGCGCACTAGGTGACGCCATCAACCAGAAGTGGGGCTCCTACGACAAGTTCAAGGAAGAGTTCGCCAAGACCGCAGTCGGCACGTTCGGCTCAGGCTGGGCGTGGCTCGTGAAGAAGCCGGACGGCTCGCTCGACCTGGTGTCGACCAGCAATGCCGCTACCCCGCTGACCACAGACTCAAAGGCACTCCTGACGATTGATGTGTGGGAGCACGCGTACTACATCGACTACCGCAATGCCCGTCCGAAGTTCGTTGAAGCGTTCTGGAACCTGGTTAACTGGGACTTCGCAGCGAAGAACTTTGCTTGA